One Ignavibacteriota bacterium DNA window includes the following coding sequences:
- a CDS encoding ABC transporter ATP-binding protein gives MNEEEILGKAYDTRLMKRLLRYLKPYRWHVVIGIGLSVIVAGMEAVRPWFTQHAVDVNIKQGDKTGLLITAVVFFLVLILRGLIQYANTYLTQWVGQKAIFDLRMEVFKHLQGLGLKFFDRNPIGRLVTRVTNDIEVLNEMFASGIVMVFSDVFTIAGIVWFMFSMNWELALISLSVVPILFYGTFLFRKKARETYRDVRLHLARINTFMQEHITGMMVDQIFNREKKSYHKFSGINADLRDAHVRSIFYYALFYPGIDLVGAVAIGLLLWYAGLDSLGGNITVGTVMAFLQFNEMFWRPIRDLSEKYNIMQTAMASSERVFKLLDDNTKVEYTVPIDDSRLKVHNSQLAPQAHPPLADTTHDSPFKGRIEFKNVWFAYDKEDWVLKNVTLKIEPGETVAIVGHTGAGKTTITNLLCRFYEFQRGEILVDGIDIRLFNKEDLRKHIAIVLQDVFLFSGDIKTNITLGNEEISSDRMKAAARVVGAHRFIEALPNQYDAEVKERGSTLSVGQKQLISFARALAVHPKILILDEATSSVDTETEILIQQAIRKLLQGRTSIVVAHRLSTIQRANKIIVMHKGEIREMGTHQELLVLGGIYYKLYQLQYKEQEKLTTDIH, from the coding sequence ATGAACGAAGAAGAAATCCTCGGTAAAGCCTACGACACCCGTTTAATGAAACGGCTTCTCAGATACTTGAAGCCGTATCGCTGGCATGTGGTGATTGGTATCGGACTCAGCGTGATTGTTGCCGGGATGGAAGCGGTGCGCCCGTGGTTTACACAACATGCGGTTGATGTCAACATCAAGCAAGGAGACAAAACCGGATTGCTGATTACCGCTGTCGTTTTCTTTCTTGTATTGATTTTGCGCGGGTTGATTCAGTATGCGAATACGTACCTGACACAGTGGGTCGGACAAAAAGCTATCTTCGATTTGCGGATGGAAGTCTTCAAGCATCTGCAGGGGTTAGGGCTGAAATTCTTCGACCGGAATCCGATTGGGCGATTGGTTACCCGCGTTACAAACGACATCGAAGTGCTGAATGAAATGTTTGCGTCGGGAATCGTCATGGTCTTCAGCGATGTCTTTACGATTGCAGGAATTGTGTGGTTCATGTTTTCCATGAACTGGGAACTTGCGCTTATTTCCCTCAGTGTTGTCCCGATTTTATTTTATGGAACATTTCTGTTCAGAAAGAAAGCGCGGGAGACGTACCGGGATGTCCGGCTTCATCTTGCCCGCATCAACACATTCATGCAGGAACATATCACCGGCATGATGGTTGACCAAATTTTCAACCGCGAGAAGAAATCGTATCACAAATTTTCCGGCATCAATGCCGATTTACGCGACGCTCATGTACGCTCAATCTTTTATTACGCACTCTTTTATCCCGGAATTGATTTGGTCGGTGCTGTTGCAATCGGTTTGTTGCTTTGGTACGCAGGACTCGATTCACTTGGCGGTAACATAACAGTCGGAACCGTGATGGCGTTTTTGCAATTCAACGAAATGTTCTGGCGTCCCATTCGCGATTTGTCTGAGAAATACAATATCATGCAAACAGCGATGGCATCATCAGAGCGCGTCTTCAAATTGCTTGACGACAATACAAAAGTTGAGTACACGGTTCCGATTGATGATTCACGATTGAAGGTTCACAATTCACAACTTGCGCCACAGGCGCATCCGCCTTTGGCGGACACAACTCACGACTCACCATTTAAGGGAAGAATCGAATTCAAGAATGTCTGGTTCGCCTACGATAAAGAAGACTGGGTGCTAAAGAACGTTACACTGAAGATTGAGCCGGGGGAAACAGTGGCGATTGTCGGACATACGGGCGCGGGGAAAACGACCATTACGAATTTGCTCTGCCGTTTTTACGAATTCCAGCGCGGTGAAATTCTTGTTGATGGAATTGATATCAGATTGTTCAACAAAGAAGATTTGAGAAAACATATCGCCATTGTGTTGCAGGATGTGTTTCTCTTTTCGGGCGACATCAAAACAAACATCACTCTGGGGAACGAAGAAATTTCGTCTGATAGAATGAAGGCGGCGGCGAGAGTTGTTGGCGCTCATCGGTTCATCGAGGCGTTGCCGAATCAGTACGATGCGGAAGTGAAAGAGCGCGGCTCAACGCTTTCCGTCGGACAAAAGCAGTTGATTTCCTTCGCGCGTGCGCTTGCCGTTCATCCCAAGATACTGATTCTCGATGAAGCGACATCAAGTGTGGATACCGAAACCGAAATTTTAATCCAACAAGCAATAAGAAAGTTGTTGCAAGGAAGAACTTCCATTGTCGTTGCGCATCGTCTCTCAACCATTCAGCGGGCGAACAAGATTATCGTCATGCACAAAGGTGAAATCCGTGAGATGGGAACGCATCAGGAATTGCTTGTGCTTGGCGGAATTTACTACAAGTTGTATCAACTACAGTATAAAGAGCAGGAAAAATTAACCACGGATATTCACTGA
- a CDS encoding ABC transporter ATP-binding protein, with the protein MKSLLRLKPYLWKYKKTLLFGFITVIASNLFTVVQPKLIGRAVDELKRGLEIRQIDEWTLAQYAAIIVGLTLVAGVFTFLTRQTIIVISRHIEFDIRNDFLAHIQKLPLSYFQNTPTGDLMAHSTNDIGAVRNVLGPGVMYPTDTLMTFSMTLAMMFAADWQLTLYALLPLPFVSFAVYKLGKIVHKKFEERQQQFSEITMRAQENLSGIRIVQAYVRENYEIELFEKLSFDYLKRNLVLAKVQSIMWPLMFLLVGCSLVITVYVGGLKVIDGEMSIGTLTAFFGYLILLIWPMIAFGWVTNILQQGAASMERLGKIFDTVPEIQNSNETDFSIKEIQGTIEFRNVSFTHKGASKQTLEKLNLKIEQGVTLAIVGYTGSGKSSLINLIPRLYDVTDGELLIDGIDVKKIPLEVLRQHIGYVPQETFLFSDSIADNISYGTDNGTEEHVREVAEISQIAKDIQEFPKGFETMIGERGITLSGGQKQRTSIARAIMRNPKILILDDSLSAVDTYTEEEILKRLRTVMKNRTSIIISHRISTVKDADLIVVLDKGQIKEQGSHSELLELGGIYAELYEKQLLEQELEML; encoded by the coding sequence ATGAAATCGCTCCTTCGCCTCAAACCATATCTCTGGAAATACAAGAAAACGCTTCTCTTTGGTTTCATCACAGTTATTGCAAGTAATTTGTTTACTGTGGTTCAACCGAAATTAATCGGTCGTGCGGTTGATGAATTAAAACGAGGATTGGAAATCAGACAGATTGATGAATGGACGCTGGCACAATATGCGGCAATCATAGTCGGATTGACATTGGTTGCCGGCGTGTTTACGTTCCTGACGCGGCAAACAATCATCGTCATTTCGCGGCACATCGAGTTTGATATCCGGAACGATTTTCTGGCGCACATCCAGAAACTCCCTCTTTCGTATTTTCAAAATACTCCCACCGGCGATTTGATGGCGCACTCTACCAACGATATCGGCGCGGTGCGAAACGTTCTCGGTCCCGGCGTTATGTACCCGACCGATACGCTCATGACCTTCAGCATGACGCTCGCGATGATGTTTGCCGCCGATTGGCAGTTGACATTGTACGCGCTTCTTCCGCTTCCGTTCGTTTCGTTTGCGGTTTATAAACTTGGCAAAATTGTCCACAAGAAATTTGAAGAGCGGCAACAGCAATTCTCCGAAATCACGATGCGGGCGCAGGAAAATCTTTCCGGCATTCGCATCGTGCAGGCGTACGTGCGGGAGAACTACGAGATTGAACTCTTTGAGAAACTCAGCTTCGATTACCTGAAACGTAATTTGGTTCTGGCAAAAGTTCAATCCATTATGTGGCCCCTGATGTTTCTGCTTGTCGGTTGTTCGCTCGTCATCACGGTGTATGTCGGCGGACTGAAAGTGATTGACGGAGAAATGTCCATCGGTACGCTCACAGCATTTTTTGGTTATTTGATTTTGCTTATCTGGCCCATGATTGCATTCGGTTGGGTGACAAACATTTTACAGCAGGGCGCCGCTTCAATGGAACGACTCGGGAAAATATTCGATACGGTTCCTGAGATTCAAAATTCAAACGAGACAGATTTTTCCATCAAGGAAATTCAAGGAACGATTGAGTTTAGAAATGTTTCGTTCACACACAAAGGAGCGAGTAAGCAAACGCTCGAAAAACTCAACCTGAAGATTGAGCAGGGAGTAACACTTGCGATTGTCGGTTACACCGGTTCGGGAAAATCGTCGCTCATTAATCTCATTCCCCGTTTGTATGATGTTACGGATGGTGAGTTGCTTATTGACGGGATTGATGTAAAAAAAATTCCGCTGGAGGTTCTGCGACAACACATCGGCTATGTTCCACAGGAGACATTTCTTTTTTCCGATTCGATTGCCGACAACATTTCTTACGGCACTGATAACGGAACGGAAGAACATGTCAGAGAAGTTGCCGAGATTTCCCAAATCGCCAAAGACATTCAGGAGTTTCCGAAAGGATTTGAAACGATGATTGGCGAACGAGGCATCACACTCTCCGGCGGACAGAAGCAACGAACAAGCATCGCCCGCGCCATTATGCGCAATCCCAAAATTTTAATTCTTGATGATTCCCTCTCTGCAGTTGATACTTATACCGAAGAAGAAATTCTGAAGCGACTTCGCACTGTCATGAAGAACCGAACGAGCATTATCATCAGTCACCGAATTTCCACAGTTAAGGATGCTGATTTGATAGTTGTCTTAGATAAGGGGCAAATTAAAGAACAAGGTTCACACAGTGAATTGTTGGAGCTTGGTGGAATTTATGCTGAATTGTATGAGAAGCAACTTCTTGAACAAGAATTAGAAATGCTATGA
- a CDS encoding efflux RND transporter permease subunit, translating into MLDRIIKASLKNRLLVIIAGVALLVVGAFTVTQIPVDVFPDLTAPTVVILTEAHGMATEEVETMVTFPIETAANGATGVRRVRSSSAMGISIIWVEFDWGTDIFIARQIVNEKLQLISAQLPTGVSAPVLAPISSIMGEIMLVSVASDNHSQLDVRTVADWTIRKRLLAVPGVSQVVPIGGGRKQYQVLVDPDKLLSYNVSVEDVLHAVEESNANSSGGVFMEKGQEYLIRGLGRVYSVDDIGISVVTVRNNVPILVSDVAEIKIDAATKIGDGSVNAKPAVVISIQKQPGANTLELTERIEVTLADIQKTLPEGMNINSHIFRQSDFIQIAINNILAALRDGAILVIIILILFLGNVRTTFISLTAMPLSLIFAIFVMKFFDITINTMTLGGMAIAIGAIVDDAIIDVENVFRRLKENSKKEESERHPTFDVIFDASREIRSSIVNATLIIIVVFLPLFFLSGVEGRLLAPLGIAYIASIGASLIVALTITPALCFYLLPRAKFMAKDGDSTVVSVLKRMYLKTLNRVLAKPTAILIGAAIALVVALAILPFLGRAFLPEFNEGSLTISVVTMPGTSLDESNKLGNLVEQILLEHPCIKSTARRTGRAELDEHAQGVNSAELDARFELDDRSKEQMLNELRKSLTVVPGTNITIGQPLGHRIDHMLSGTRANIAVKIFGSDLQRLRLLAETVRKQMETVEGVADLAVEQQMDVPQIRIKANRLAMAKYGMTVADFSEAIDVAFNGEVVSQVLEGQKSFDLLVRYNDNHRGSIEKIKQALFDTPSGKKIPIQELATITSEKGANSISRENVQRKIVVQANVAGRDLRSVIEDIQKLVGANVSFPEGYYVEYGGQFESEQRATRIIALLSLAAILAIYLILYLEFRSFKTALLVMVNLPLALIGGVIAVFFSNGIISIASLVGFITLFGIATRNGILMVSHYNHLIEEGVKFREAIVRGSLERLSPILMTALSAGLALIPLAIAGSEPGNEIQSPMAIVILGGLLSSTALNMIVIPALYVKFGNRK; encoded by the coding sequence ATGCTCGATAGAATCATAAAAGCATCATTGAAAAACAGACTCCTCGTCATCATCGCGGGAGTTGCGCTTCTTGTTGTCGGTGCGTTTACCGTTACACAAATTCCCGTTGACGTTTTTCCCGACCTCACTGCCCCAACGGTCGTCATCCTCACCGAGGCGCATGGAATGGCAACGGAAGAAGTAGAAACCATGGTAACGTTTCCCATCGAAACTGCGGCGAACGGTGCTACGGGAGTGCGTCGTGTTCGTTCCTCCTCGGCGATGGGAATTTCGATTATCTGGGTAGAGTTTGATTGGGGAACGGATATTTTTATTGCGCGTCAAATCGTCAATGAAAAACTTCAGCTTATCAGCGCTCAATTACCGACAGGAGTCTCTGCTCCTGTTCTCGCTCCGATTTCTTCAATTATGGGAGAGATTATGCTCGTCAGTGTTGCAAGCGATAACCATTCACAACTCGATGTACGTACGGTTGCCGATTGGACGATTCGGAAACGGTTGCTTGCAGTTCCGGGTGTGTCGCAAGTCGTTCCGATCGGCGGCGGGAGAAAACAATATCAGGTTCTCGTTGATCCTGATAAGCTTCTCTCATACAATGTGTCGGTGGAGGATGTGTTACATGCAGTTGAAGAATCAAATGCAAATTCCTCAGGCGGTGTATTCATGGAGAAGGGGCAAGAGTATTTGATTCGCGGATTAGGGCGCGTCTATTCAGTGGATGACATTGGCATATCGGTCGTTACAGTGAGAAACAATGTTCCCATCCTCGTCAGCGATGTTGCAGAAATAAAGATTGATGCCGCAACGAAAATCGGTGATGGCTCGGTGAATGCAAAACCTGCTGTTGTTATTTCCATTCAGAAACAGCCCGGGGCAAATACACTTGAACTTACGGAACGTATCGAAGTAACTCTGGCGGATATTCAAAAAACACTTCCCGAAGGAATGAATATCAACTCACACATCTTCCGTCAGTCGGATTTCATTCAGATTGCCATCAACAATATTCTTGCCGCACTCCGCGATGGAGCGATTCTCGTCATCATTATTCTTATCCTGTTTCTTGGCAATGTTCGGACAACCTTCATCTCGCTAACAGCAATGCCGCTCTCTCTCATCTTTGCAATTTTTGTGATGAAGTTCTTTGATATTACTATCAATACGATGACACTCGGTGGAATGGCGATTGCGATTGGCGCGATTGTGGATGATGCAATCATTGATGTCGAAAATGTGTTCAGGCGATTGAAAGAGAATTCGAAGAAAGAGGAGAGTGAACGCCACCCCACGTTTGACGTTATCTTCGATGCTTCGCGTGAGATACGTTCATCCATCGTGAATGCCACACTCATCATCATCGTTGTTTTTTTGCCGCTCTTTTTCCTGAGCGGAGTTGAAGGACGGTTGCTCGCGCCGCTTGGGATTGCCTACATCGCCTCCATCGGTGCATCGCTGATTGTCGCGTTAACAATTACTCCCGCACTCTGTTTCTACTTATTACCGCGTGCGAAGTTCATGGCGAAAGATGGAGATAGTACTGTTGTAAGCGTGTTGAAACGAATGTATCTGAAAACGCTCAATCGGGTTCTGGCAAAACCAACGGCAATCCTTATTGGCGCGGCAATAGCATTAGTTGTTGCACTTGCGATTCTGCCGTTTCTCGGTCGGGCATTTCTGCCTGAGTTTAACGAGGGCTCGCTTACCATCAGCGTTGTAACGATGCCCGGAACATCGTTGGATGAATCAAACAAATTGGGAAATCTGGTGGAACAAATTCTGCTTGAACATCCTTGTATCAAATCAACAGCGCGGAGAACGGGACGCGCAGAACTTGATGAACACGCTCAGGGTGTCAACTCCGCCGAGCTGGATGCACGGTTCGAGCTTGATGACCGCTCGAAAGAACAAATGCTCAATGAACTTCGGAAAAGTTTAACGGTTGTCCCCGGAACAAATATTACGATTGGTCAACCGCTCGGACATCGCATTGACCACATGTTAAGCGGGACACGAGCAAATATTGCAGTGAAGATTTTCGGTTCAGATTTGCAACGACTTCGTTTGCTTGCTGAAACGGTGAGAAAGCAGATGGAGACAGTGGAAGGCGTTGCTGACCTTGCAGTCGAACAGCAAATGGATGTTCCGCAGATTCGTATCAAAGCGAACAGGCTTGCAATGGCAAAATACGGAATGACGGTTGCCGATTTTTCCGAAGCAATTGATGTTGCGTTCAATGGCGAGGTAGTATCGCAAGTGCTTGAAGGACAGAAATCATTCGATTTGCTTGTACGTTACAATGACAACCATCGGGGAAGTATTGAAAAAATTAAACAAGCTCTCTTTGATACACCGTCCGGGAAAAAGATTCCTATTCAGGAACTTGCAACCATCACTTCGGAAAAAGGAGCGAACAGCATCAGCAGGGAAAATGTTCAGCGTAAAATTGTTGTGCAGGCAAACGTTGCGGGACGGGATTTGAGAAGTGTCATCGAGGATATACAAAAACTTGTCGGAGCGAATGTCTCGTTTCCTGAAGGATATTATGTCGAGTACGGTGGTCAGTTCGAGAGCGAACAACGGGCGACGCGCATCATCGCTCTCCTCAGTCTTGCCGCAATTCTCGCAATCTACCTGATATTGTATCTTGAATTCCGTTCATTCAAAACGGCGTTATTAGTGATGGTAAATCTTCCTCTCGCGCTCATTGGCGGCGTGATTGCAGTTTTCTTTTCCAATGGTATTATCAGTATCGCATCGTTGGTTGGATTCATCACGTTGTTCGGTATTGCAACACGCAACGGAATCCTGATGGTATCGCACTACAACCATCTCATCGAAGAAGGAGTGAAGTTTCGTGAAGCAATCGTTCGCGGTTCGTTAGAGCGACTCAGTCCGATTCTCATGACGGCGTTGTCAGCCGGTCTTGCGCTTATTCCGCTTGCGATTGCCGGCAGTGAACCGGGAAACGAGATTCAATCACCGATGGCAATTGTTATTCTTGGCGGCTTACTCAGTTCAACTGCTTTGAATATGATTGTGATACCCGCGCTGTATGTGAAGTTTGGAAACAGGAAGTAA